A window of the Miscanthus floridulus cultivar M001 chromosome 14, ASM1932011v1, whole genome shotgun sequence genome harbors these coding sequences:
- the LOC136504927 gene encoding aspartic proteinase nepenthesin-1-like, which produces MVGFGRGPLSLVSQLGPSRFSYCLTSYLSPTPSRLYFGVFANLNSTNTSSRSPVQSTPFVINPALPNMYFLSVNGISLGTKRLPIDPLVFAINDDGTGRVRTLLSRGRTGAPRRPHCRYVGSVPEKGGGPGHRGEDEDDHFSRDVGLLPEKKTSSLQQPRRRAAADGERGRPRAVQRDADCRRGAC; this is translated from the coding sequence ATGgtcggcttcggccgtgggccgctGTCGCTGGTGAGCCAGCTCGGGCCGTCCAGGTTCTCCTACTGCCTCACGTCGTACCTCTCGCCGACGCCGAGCAGGCTCTACTTCGGCGTGTTCGCGAACCTCAACAGCACCAACACCAGCTCCAGGTCGCCGGTGCAGTCCACGCCGTTCGTCATCAACCCGGCGCTGCCCAACATGTACTTCTTGTCAGTCAACGGCATCAGCTTGGGGACCAAGCGCCTGCCCATCGACCCGCTGGTGTTCGCCATCAACGACGACGGCACGGGCCGCGTGCGGACTCTGCTCTCCCGTGGCCGCACCGGCGCACCGCGGCGACCGCACTGCCGATACGTCGGGTCGGTGCCGGAGAAAGGAGGAGGGCCAGGACACCGTGGAGAAGACGAGGACGACCACTTTAGCAGGGACGTCGGGTTGTTGCCAGAGAAGAAGACGAGCAGCCTTCAGCAACCAAGACGCCGGGCTGCTGCTGATGGAGAGCGAGGCAGGCCGCGCGCCGTGCAGAGGGACGCGGACTGCCGCCGGGGGGCGTGCTGA